A region of Candidatus Obscuribacterales bacterium DNA encodes the following proteins:
- a CDS encoding heme A synthase — MTDSILQPTISASTALATPSRAKPLPTDRVRRLLWKMAIATWILMAIGSATRVMNAGLACPDWPLCYGTLFPSQQMNLQVFLEWFHRLDAALIGVMAIALVVYSLWQRAALPKWVPWGAMLALGLIMAQGLLGALTVTQLLRFDIVTAHLGTALLFFITLLVMASLLLPYQRTGTVGNWPQVSLVAALLIYTQSITGALVGSRWALHQCLAGGNTFCTVLQSHVLGVIPASLGTLILVIGVWRTPALQASLRQLGFMALALLCIQVGLGLSTFYAHLQIELLTVAHQAVGAALLGTLVCFTVLGSRDRCLPSISLGDRVGA, encoded by the coding sequence ATGACAGACTCCATCCTGCAGCCCACTATCTCAGCCTCAACGGCCTTAGCAACCCCCTCTAGAGCGAAACCGCTGCCGACGGATCGGGTGCGGCGCTTGCTATGGAAAATGGCGATCGCCACCTGGATCCTCATGGCCATTGGCAGCGCCACCCGCGTCATGAATGCCGGCTTAGCCTGTCCCGATTGGCCGCTGTGCTACGGCACCCTCTTTCCCAGTCAGCAGATGAACCTCCAAGTCTTTTTGGAGTGGTTCCATCGCCTAGATGCTGCCTTGATCGGGGTCATGGCGATCGCGTTGGTGGTCTACAGCCTATGGCAGCGAGCCGCCTTGCCCAAGTGGGTACCCTGGGGGGCAATGCTAGCCTTAGGGCTGATTATGGCTCAGGGACTGTTAGGCGCTCTGACTGTCACCCAACTCCTGCGGTTTGACATTGTCACCGCCCACCTCGGGACAGCCCTGCTATTTTTTATTACCCTGCTGGTGATGGCAAGTTTGCTCTTGCCCTATCAGCGCACCGGCACCGTGGGCAATTGGCCCCAAGTCAGCCTAGTTGCGGCTCTGCTGATCTACACCCAGAGCATCACGGGGGCGCTAGTCGGATCCCGCTGGGCTCTCCACCAATGTTTAGCCGGTGGCAATACCTTTTGCACAGTGCTGCAAAGCCATGTCTTGGGCGTGATCCCCGCCAGCCTAGGCACCTTGATTTTGGTGATTGGTGTTTGGCGCACCCCGGCCCTGCAGGCGAGCCTGCGGCAGTTAGGCTTCATGGCTCTGGCGCTGCTTTGCATCCAGGTGGGTCTGGGTCTATCCACGTTTTATGCTCACCTGCAAATTGAGCTGCTCACCGTTGCCCACCAAGCCGTTGGCGCGGCCCTCCTAGGTACCCTCGTCTGCTTCACGGTGCTAGGCAGCCGCGATCGCTGTCTTCCCTCCATTTCGCTGGGCGATCGCGTGGGAGCCTGA